One window from the genome of Tachypleus tridentatus isolate NWPU-2018 chromosome 11, ASM421037v1, whole genome shotgun sequence encodes:
- the LOC143232550 gene encoding activating signal cointegrator 1 complex subunit 1 → MDVLKPPLVWIDGRCYRQYPVISRNQKEQSYGSEEDCQSQNVIWTEECLDGNIPIEETDDGQFKATLTIPSVFFRIIIGAKGLMKKRLENETTTKIIVPKQGMEGDIVIYGSHKRGVISARTRIELLVDSARQRTPFTHFLSLPLNQSCIQNGFLEFREDVLRHCDGMRGIDDSIFQNPQKLHLTIGTLILLDEQERRLAGEILKQCEKEVLEPCLGGQPLDVKVEGIEYMNDDPAEVDVLYAKIQTTDHSDRLQQLANSLVDKFTSSGLMKKQFDNIKLHLTLMNTKFRTDNSGESQNSPQKGKKLRETFDASYILQAFKDYHFGHTTISEIHISQLHATGKTGYYAYSAKLELPE, encoded by the exons atgGATGTACTAAAACCGCCTCTTGTATGGATTGATGGCAGGTGTTACAGGCAGTATCCTGTTATTAGTAGAAACCAGAAAGAACAGAGTTACGGAAGTGAAGAAGATTGTCAAT CACAAAATGTCATTTGGACAGAAGAATGTTTAGATGGCAACATCCCTATAGAGGAAACAGATGATGGCCAATTTAAAGCTACTTTAACCATACCAAGTGTTTTCTTCAG aatcaTTATTGGGGCAAAAGGATTAATGAAAAAAAGACTAGAAAATGAAACCACAACCAAAATTATTGTCCCTAAACAAGGCATGGAAGGTGACATTG TTATCTATGGGTCCCATAAACGTGGAGTTATTTCAGCTAGAACAAGGATAGAACTTTTAGTGGATTCTGCAAGACAGAGAACTCCTTTtacacattttctttcattaccACTTAACCAAAGTTGCATTCAGAATGGTTTTCTAGAGTTCCGAGAAGATGTTCTAAGACATTGTGATGGG atgAGAGGAATTGATGATAGCATTTTTCAAAATCCTCAAAAGTTACATTTAACTATTGGAACATTAATACTGCTTGATGAACAAGAGAGAAGACTAGCTGGTGAAATTTTAAAGCAGTGTGAAAAGGAGGTTTTAGA GCCTTGTTTGGGAGGACAGCCACTAGACGTTAAAGTTGAAGGTATAGAATACATGAATGATGACCCAGCAGAAGTGGATGTACTGTATGCTAAAATCCAGACCACAGATCACTCAGATAG GTTACAGCAACTAGCCAACTCTCTGGTAGATAAATTTACATCATCAGGTCTAATGAAGAAACAGTTTGATAACATCAAATTGCACCTTACATTAATGAATACCAAGTTCCGTACTGATAACTCGGGGGAAAGTCAAAACTCGCCTCAGAAAGGAAAGAAACTGAGAGAAACATTTGATGCTTCATATATTTTACAG GCCTTCAAAGATTACCATTTTGGCCACACTACGATATCAGAAATACACATCTCTCAGCTCCATGCTACAGGGAAGACTGGTTATTATGCTTATTCTGCAAAGTTGGAACTTCCAGAGTAA